CACGAGCTACGGTGGCCGCGTGGTGTCCCTTTTCGTACCGGACAAGAACGGCAACGCCACGGACGTGGTCGAAGGCTTTGACAGCCTGGCCGGGTACCGGAGGGCAAAGGGCGCATTCTATGGAGCGCTCATCGGCCGCTACGGGAACCGCATCGGCCATGGTACGTTTAAGCTGGACGGCAAGACCTTTTCCATCCCGCTGAACAACGGTGCCAACGCCTTACACGGGGGGACCCGCGGTTATGACGACTATGTATGGGATGGGGAAAAAAAGAGTGACTCTACACTGACGCTTCATTTTTCCTCCAAAGACGGGGACATGGGCTTCCCGGGCAACCTGCAGGTAACGGTGACGTATACCCTGACCGCGCAGACCGGTCTGAAGATCGAGTATACGGCAACCACCGACGCCAAAACGGTGGTGAACCTGACCAACCACGCCTACTACAACCTCAACGGGGCGGGTAGCGGGACTATCCTCAACCACAAACTCCAGGTCTTCGGTACCGGCTATACGCCGGTGGACACCGGTTTGATCCCCACGGGGAAAATAGAACCGGTGGCGGGTACGCCCTTTGACTTTACAAAACCCACGGTCATCGGCGACCGCATCAAT
This region of Dinghuibacter silviterrae genomic DNA includes:
- a CDS encoding aldose epimerase family protein — its product is MMKKFTLILLAAGALYSCGGPSGSGQPGAADTAKAATGPRPETFADTIDGKAAHLYELQNGPIRALITSYGGRVVSLFVPDKNGNATDVVEGFDSLAGYRRAKGAFYGALIGRYGNRIGHGTFKLDGKTFSIPLNNGANALHGGTRGYDDYVWDGEKKSDSTLTLHFSSKDGDMGFPGNLQVTVTYTLTAQTGLKIEYTATTDAKTVVNLTNHAYYNLNGAGSGTILNHKLQVFGTGYTPVDTGLIPTGKIEPVAGTPFDFTKPTVIGDRINGDNVQLKNGKGYDHNFVIGNGKPSDTLRHAATVWADQSGIVMNIYSMEPGLQFYTGNFMDGSHAMKYGRTDAHRTGFCVETQHFPDSPNEPSWPSTELDPGKTYHTITLYTFSTTK